Within the Bradyrhizobium cosmicum genome, the region TCCAAAAGGTCGATCTTGGTCGAGACTTTTGCGCCGCCGATGATTGCAATGACCGGCTTGGTCGGCGAGCCCAGCGCCTTCTCCAGCGCATCGAGCTCGGCCTGCATGGTGCGGCCGGCATAGGCCGGCAGCTTGTGGCCGAGGCCTTCGGTCGAGGCGTGGGCGCGGTGTGCCGCCGAGAACGCGTCGCTGACCCAGATGTCGCCGAGTTTTGCGAGCTCCGCGACAAAGGCGGGATCGTTCTTTTCCTCTTCCTTGTGGAAGCGAGTGTTCTCGAGGCAGAGGATGTCGCCATCCTTCAGCGCCGCCACCGCCTTGGCCGCGGGCTCGCCGATGCAATCGTCGGCGAAGCCGACCGGCTTCTTCACGACCTTCGCCAGCGCTTCCGCGACGGGCTTCAGCGAGTCCTTGGCATCGCGGCCCTTCGGCCGGCCGAAATGCGCCAGCAGGATGACCTTGCCGCCCTTGTCCGAGATCTCGGTGATGGTCGGCGCGACGCGCTCGAGCCGGGTCGCGTCGCTGACGCGTCCGTTCTCCATGGGCACGTTGAGATCGACGCGCAGCAGCACGCGTTTGCCCTTCACGTCGACGTCGTCGAGGGTGCGGAATTTGTTGGTCATCTCTGGCTCTCTTGTCCCGGGCGCTGCGCAGCGCGAAGCGGTGCGCTGCAGAACCGGGACCCACATCACAGCGAGTCCCGCGGTTAGATGGGTCCCGGCTCTGCGGAGCAGCGCTTGCGCGCTGCACCGCGTCCGGGACACGAGACCCCTGCTTAGATCACCTTCGCGATCGCGACGGCGGTGTCCGCCATGCGGTTCGAGAAGCCCCACTCGTTGTCGTACCAGGACATCACGCGCACCAGCGTGCCGTTCTGCACCTTGGTCTGGTCCTCGTGGAAGGTCGAGGAGTGCGGGTCGTGGTTGAAGTCGATCGAGACGTTCGGCGCGGTGGTGTAGCCGAGGATGCCCTTGAGCTGCTGCTCGGAGGCGCGCTTCATCGCTGCGTTGATTTCCTTGGCATCGGTGGCGCGCTTGGCGATGATCTTGAGATCGATCACCGAGACGTTCGGGGTCGGCACGCGGATCGCGACGCCGTCGAGCTTGCCCTTCAGCTCGGGCAGCACGAGGCCGATCGCCTTTGCCGCACCGGTCGAGGTCGGGATCATCGACATCGCCGCCGCACGGCCGCGATAGAGATCCTTGTGCATGGTGTCGAGCGTCGGCTGGTCGCCGGTATAGGCGTGGATCGTGGTCATGAAGCCGGTCTCGATGCCGACCAGGTCGTTCAGCACCTTGGCGACCGGTGCGAGGCAGTTGGTGGTGCAGGAGCCG harbors:
- a CDS encoding phosphoglycerate kinase translates to MTNKFRTLDDVDVKGKRVLLRVDLNVPMENGRVSDATRLERVAPTITEISDKGGKVILLAHFGRPKGRDAKDSLKPVAEALAKVVKKPVGFADDCIGEPAAKAVAALKDGDILCLENTRFHKEEEKNDPAFVAELAKLGDIWVSDAFSAAHRAHASTEGLGHKLPAYAGRTMQAELDALEKALGSPTKPVIAIIGGAKVSTKIDLLENLVTKVDALVIGGGMANTFLHAQGVGIGKSLAEKDLAPTALRIMEKAEAANCAIILPVDATVAYHFAANAPSHAYGLDSIPADGMILDVGPQSIARVHAAIDDAATLVWNGPLGAFEMQPFDRGTMAAAKHAAERTKAKKLISIAGGGDTVAALNQAHVAGQFTYVSTAGGAFLEWMEGKPLPGVEVLRIK
- the gap gene encoding type I glyceraldehyde-3-phosphate dehydrogenase, translating into MAVRVGINGFGRIGRNILRAIAESGRKDIEVVGINDLGPVETNAHLLRFDSVHGRFPGTVTVDGDTISLGGSKIKVTAERDPSKLPWKDLGVDIAMECTGIFTSKDKASAHLTAGAKRVLVSAPADGADATIVYGVNHETLTKDHLVVSNGSCTTNCLAPVAKVLNDLVGIETGFMTTIHAYTGDQPTLDTMHKDLYRGRAAAMSMIPTSTGAAKAIGLVLPELKGKLDGVAIRVPTPNVSVIDLKIIAKRATDAKEINAAMKRASEQQLKGILGYTTAPNVSIDFNHDPHSSTFHEDQTKVQNGTLVRVMSWYDNEWGFSNRMADTAVAIAKVI